DNA sequence from the Thiobacillus sp. SCUT-2 genome:
CGCGGCTATCTGGTCGGCTCCGGCTGGAAGGAATACCAGGCAAGCCAGTCGGTGTGCGGCATCAAGCTCCCTACCGGCCTCCAGCAGGCCGACCGCCTGCCCGAGCCGATCTTCACCCCGTCGACCAAGGCGGCGGTCGGCGCGCACGACGAGAACATCAGCTTCGATGCGATGGCCGGGCTGATCGGCGCCGAGCTGGCCAAGCAGGTGCGCGACGTCAGCCTCGCCCTCTATAAGTCTGCTGCGGAGTACGCACTCACTCGCGGCATCATCATCGCCGACACCAAGTTCGAGTTCGGGCTCGACGAAGCCGGCAGGCTGGTCTGGATCGACGAGGCGCTGACCCCGGATTCATCGCGCTTCTGGCCGGCCGACCAGTACCGCCCCGGCAGCAACCCGCCCAGCTTCGACAAGCAGTTCGTGCGCGACTGGCTGGAAGGCAGCGGCTGGAACAAGCAGGCGCCGGGACCGGCGCTGCCGGCGGAGATCGTGGCGAAGACCAGCGAGAAATACCGCGAGGCGATGGCGCGGCTGCTGAATTAGCGCGTTGTTACTTCAAGGTTGTCTTGAGGAAGCCCGCGACCGCATCGACCATTTCCGCCTCGTGGCCGGTGTAGAAATGGTCGGCATGCGGGATCGTCTCCTGCCGCGAATGGCGGTCCACCAGCGACGCACGCCGCTTCGCCGCGCCCGTCAGCACCGGCGCCAGGTCGTTGGCGCCGTAGAGGTCCAGCACCGGCAGCTTGAGACCGGCGTAGTCGTCGACCGAGAGTCCCAGGCTGGCCCATGCCTGCACCGCCGCATCGGGATGGCCGGCAAGGTAGGCATGGCTCATGCGCGAGCCCATGCTGTGCGAGACGATGGCGAGGTGCGTATAGCCCTTGGCCTTGAGGAAGTCGACCGCCTGGCCGATGCGCGCGGCAGCCTCGGGGAAGGTCGGCGGATAGTCGCTGCCCTGTGCATCGGCGGCCAGGACGGGCATCTGGACCGACAAGGTCGCCAATCCACGGTCAGCCAGTTCGGTGCGCAGGGTTCCGATCAGGCCCCAGTCCGGGTGGATACCCATGCCGTGCACGACGATCACCGCACGGTCGCCTGCGGCCGGCGTGAACAGCGCGAGGAACCTGTGATGGCCGCGCGGCGTTTGCAGGTAGACCGGGTCGCCGACCACCAGGCCCGGCAGGACTTCATCCGCCCATTTCTTCTCGCGGGCATAATCGGCGACCGGCTGCGCGAGCGCCGCCATGGAAAAGAGCGCGGCCAGCGCTCCGAGCCATCCCATCAACAAGTTTTGCTTCATCTCGGCCCACCCCGGCGTTAAAGTTCAGATTTCCAGCACCCGATAATTCTACGAAAGCGTGGTTTTATCAACCATGAAGGCAGACCCAACGTGACCGCCAAGCCTCTGCGCATCGTGTCCTCCTCGTCGACGTCCAGCGCGCAACGCGATCCGCGTCTGCGCGGCGGCGCGCGCGTGGTCATCGTCGACGACCGCAGCACGGCGCGCAGCCTGCTGGAAGGGCTGGCGCGCACGCTGGAACCGGGCGTCATCGTCGAGAGCTACGCGAATCCCCAGGACGCGCTGGCGCAGATGCAGTTCAACACCCCCGATCTCATCATCACCGACTACCGCATGCCCGGCATGGATGGCATCGAGTTCACCCGCCGCATCCGCGGCGAACGTCGACTCGCCGACGTGCCGGTCATCATCGTCACCGTGGTCGAAGAGCGCCAGATCCGCTACCAGGCGCTGGAAAACGGCGCCACCGACTTCCTTACCCGCCCGATCGATCCGCAGGAATGCCGGGCCCGCTGCATGAACCTGCTGGCGCTGCGCCGCAGCCAGAAGCTGGTGGCCGAACGCGCGCAATGGCTGGAAGACCAGGTCATGCAGGCGACCCGCGAAGTGCGCACACGCGAGCGCGAAACGCTGATGAAGCTCGCCAAGGCGGGCGAATACCGGGACGAGGAGACCGGCAACCACATCCTGCGCATGTCCCGATACGCGCGTCTGATCGCCGAGGAGCTCAAGCTGACGGCGATGGAATGCGACGAAATCGAGGCCGCCGCGCCGATGCACGACATCGGCAAGATCGGCATCCCCGACCAGATCCTGCTCAAGCCCGGCCGCCACACGCCGGAAGAGCAGAAAATCATGCGCCGCCATCCCGTGATCGGCCACGAGATCCTTGCCGACAGTCCTTCGCGCTACCTGCAGATGGGCGCGGTGATCGCGCTCGGGCACCACGAGAAGTTCGACGGCACCGGCTACCCGCAGGGCCTGGCGGGCGATGCGATTCCCTTGCCGGCGCGCATCGCGGCCGTTGCCGACGTCTTCGACGCCCTCACCTCCGACCGCCCCTACAAGCGCGCCTGGTCGTTCGAGGATGCGCTGCGCTTCGTCCGGACCGAAAGCGGCCGCCACTTCGACCCGGACTGCGTGCGCGCCTTCGAACTGCGCATCGATGCCGTGGCCGCCATCATGCGCGAACTCGGCGACCCCGCCAGCTGACCGAGGCATGGTTCCCACGCCGCATATCGCACTGCCCGGCCCACTTCGGTATCTCGCCAAGCGCATCAGCAAGCGGCCGGATACCGAGTCCCAGCAGGCCCTCGTCCGGGTCGCCATCGGGCTTATTTTTCTGGCCTATTTCTCCAGCAGCCTTGCGACACTCGATGCCGCCACGCGCAGCGGTGTCCAGCTTTTCCTCGCCCTGTTCACCGGGATTGCACTTCTCATTGTCGTGCTCTCGCTGATCGACTTGAAAACCTCGCCCGCGCGCCGAATCTTCGCAATGGGCCTGGATTACGCGACCTGCTCATTCCTCCTGACCTATACGGGAGAGGCCGGCAGCCCGCTGCTGGTGGTCTACCTGTGGGTCACGCTGGGCAACGGCTTCCGGTATGGCGTCGCCTACCTGTACGCCGCCACGGCCATGGCGATTGCCGGCTTCCTGATGGTGCTCGCGTATTCGCCCTATTGGAGCCTGCACATGTCGATCGGCGTGGCGTTCGTGCTGTCCATGATCGCCGTGCCGCTCTACACGGCCTCGCTCCTGAAGCAGGTCCATACCGCGATCCAGCGCGAGCGGAAGGCCAGCCTCGCGAAATCGAGCTTCCTGGCCAACATGAGCCACGAGCTCCGCACGCCGCTGAACGGCGTCATCGGCGTGGCCGACCTGCTCGCCGAGACCCGGCTGGACAAGGAGCAGCAGGAATTCGCCCACATCATCCGCAGTTCGGCCCATACCCTGCTCGAGTTGATCGACAACGTCCTCGACATCTCGCGCATCGAGGCCGGGCGCATCAGCATGACCCGCGAGGACTTCGACCTTCACCGCCTCGTCAACGGTACCGTCGCGATGCTGGCATCGCAGGCCCACGGCAAGGGGCTGGTGCTGGCGTCGCACGTCGCACCGCAGACGCCGTTTCACCTGCACGGCGACGCCCGCCACCTGCGCCACATCCTGATCAATCTGATCGGCAACGCGATCAAGTTCACCGAGCACGGCCGGGTCGACGTCTATATCCGCCCCGTCGGCCAGGGCCAGCCGCAGCGCCTGCGCTTCGAGATCGTCGACACCGGCATCGGCATCCCGGAAAGTGCGCAGGCCCGCATCTTCGACAGCTTCACGCAGGCGGATCCCGGCATCACGCGGCGCTTCGGCGGCACCGGCCTGGGGACGGCCATCGCCAAGCAGCTGGTCGAGGCCTTGGGCGGCGAGATCGGCCTGCACAGCCGGGAGGCGGAAGGCAGTACGTTCTGGTTCGAGCTGCCGTTCGCGGTGCAGGCGCCGGACGCGAACCTCCCTGCCGAGCAATTCGACGCCCCGATGCGCGTGGCCGTCCTGGCCAGCGGCGAACTAAGCACCCGCCTCCAGACGGTGATCCGGAGCTGGGGCGCCGAAACGGTTCCGGTCGACAACACGGCCCGGCTGGCTGCCGAGCTGACGACCTGTCTGGTGAGCGGCACACCGCTGGGGGCGGTGGTCGTCGAGCGCAGCGTCCTGCCGGGCCACCCGGTTGCCTTCCTGCACCTGCTGCGTGACGACCCGAGCCTGGCATCGTTGCCGGTCATCCTGATCGAATCGGATGCGGCGGCCCCGTTGTCCGGAGACCTGAACCTGACGCGCGAAGGCTACGCCTCGGTGTTGCGCACGCCGGTCAACTCGACGCTGCTCTTCAACGCGATCCATGCCGCCATCAGCCACGACATGCCCGAGAACGTCGTTTCCCTGGCGAACCGGCTGCAGTCCCAGATCGAACCCGCAGCCAGTCTGAAGATTCTCGTGGCCGAAGACAATCCGGTGAACCAGCGGGTGATCCGCGGATTGCTGGAGCATGCCGGACACAAGACCTATCTGGCGCATGACGGTGAAGAGGCCCTCGCCATGCTGGAAGCCGAGGAGCACGCGTTCGACCTGGCGATCATCGACATGCATATGCCACAGCTCTCGGGCCCTGAAGTCGTGCAGCGCTGGCGCTTCATGGAGAGCGGGCATTTGCCCGTCATCATGCTGACGGCCGATGCCCGCGCGGAAGCCCAGGCCGCCTGCGAAGAGGCCGGTGCGGACACCTTCCTGGTCAAGCCAGTCAACAGCCGCGAGCTGCTCGACACGATCGCCCGAATTGCAGCCGAGATGACGCCTAGCCAGGCGGTCCGACCAACGCCCGCTCCTGCCATCGACCCACGCGAACTCGACGAGTCGGTTCTGGATGAACTCACGCAGATGGGCGGCCCCGCTTTCGTCGAAGACCTGCTGGCCAGTTTCAACGACGATAGCGCGCGTGCGCTGCGCGACATCGAGCAGGCCTTGTCCACCCAGGACTATGCCTTGTGGCACGATCAACTGCACATGCTGAAGGGCGGCGCCAGCGATATCGGAGCCCACTTGCTGGCCCAACAGTGTGCGGAAGCCGAACGAATCAAGCCCTTCGAACTGGCCACCAGCGTCGCGCAAGACCGGTTGAAGGCCGTGCAGGATGCGCTGGTGAGCACACAGGCCGCGCTTGAGACGTATCAAGCCAGAAAACTACGCGCGGAAAGCCTTTGATACCTCGGCATCGACGCTCCGCATGTCGATTTTGCTGGTTTGCCGATTCACCAAACGCTCCATCATTCTCAGATCCTTTGACTCGAGGCGAAGCGCCGCATCGACCCATATTTCGGTAATGCGGATCAATTCTTCGTAGGAGGCCGGCTGACTGATCTCGCGTGCCGCACGCATCGCCATGATCCCGTTGCGGGATTTGTCTTCGCGCCGAACATAGTCGTAAACCGCGGCCTCTCCCCCGCCAGCCTCAGCGAGGACATCCACCACCCCCATCTCATGCAACTCTTCGGCAAGATAGAGCTTGCCGCTGCGAATGATTTTCTCGGCCACGTGATACCCCACTCGCCGCCCCAGGTAGGTCATCGCCCCCATGCCCGGAAACAGATTGAAAAGAATCTCCGGCAGCCCCATTTTCGCTCCACGCTCCGCGATCAGAACATTGGCTGCCAGCGCGCATTCAAAGCCGCCGCCCAATGCCTGGCCCTGCACCAGAGCGATGCTGGTCACGTTCGGGCGGTTCAAGTGCTTGTGCACCGCATAGGAGGAATCGATGCACGAGATGGCATAGCGATAGAGCGCATCGCGGTCGCGCGCCGCAATGTGCTTCATGAAAAGGTCGAGATCCCCGCCGAGGTTATATATTCCCGGCACGCTCGACGCCAAGACGAAATATTTCACGTCGGTTTCCTCGGGATTGTCGATCATGCTGACCATGCTGCCCCACCATGCCAGCATTTCCCGCAACAGCGTGGGCGTAAAGCACGGGCGCGGCTCCCCTTGCATGTAGCCCCATGCGATCTGGCTCTTATCGTCGAAATACGTCGCCAGTTGGCTGAAATTGTTTTGTTGCGGCTGCAACGAAGTACGAACTGCTTCCAGATGTGCCATGTGTGTCTCCACGAAGTGAGTTGATCGACCATGCGACGGATTTTCGGCATGTGTCGAAAGACTAACGTGGGGATTAGGGCCGCTCAAGCATGAAATCGTGGCGCGCGACACACCTCAAGATATGGTGGAGTTCGACTGCCAGCCCCGCAATATCGGGCCTGCGCCCGTGCGACCTAGAAACTCCAGAGCATGCGCAGCGCCAGCGCGAACAGAAGCAGCGCAAAAACCCGCTTCAGCCTGCGCACCGGCAGGCGATGGGCGGTGCGTGCGCCCAGCGGCGCGGTGAGCACGCTGCCCACGACGATGCCCGCCAGCGCCGGCAGGTAGACGAAGCCGAGGCTGCCCGAGGGCAGGCCGGGCGCGTGCCAGCCGCCCAGCACGTAGCCTGCGGCGCCCGCCACCGCAATCGGAAAGCCGATTGCGGCCGAGGTGGCGATCGCGCGGTGGAGCGGCACGTTGTGCCACAGCATGAAGGGCACGGACAGCGTGCCGCCGCCGATGCCGACCCAGCTCGATACGGCACCGATCAGGCCGCCCGCGACGGCGGTGCCGGCCCGCCCGGGCAGCGCGCGGTGCGGCGTGGGCTTGAAATCGAGCCACATCTGGGTGGCAGCGTAGAACAGAAACACGACGAAGAACACCTTCAGCACCGTGGCCGGCATCTGCGTCGCCAGCATCGCGCCGGCCAGCGTGCCGACAACGATGCCGGACGCGATGCGCCGTACCACCGGCCATTCGACGGCACCGTGGCGATGGTGCGCACGCACGCTGGACAGCGAGGTGAAGAGGATCGACGCCAGCGAGGTACCGAGCGCGAGCTGCGGCTCCATGCCGGCCGCAAGGCCTTGGCCGTGCAGGAGGAAGATCAGCGCCGGCACGATGATGAGGCCGCCGCCGACGCCGAGGAGCCCGGCGAGGAAGCCTACGACGAGACCCAACGCGCCGCAGGCGGCGAACAGCGCCGGGTCGATCATCACAGATGCTTGACGATGAAGGCGTACTCGGCCGGATCGACCGGCGTGATCGAGAGGCGGTTGCCCTTCTGCAGGATGCGCATGTTGGCGAGCTCGGGATAGCCGCGGATCTCGGCCAGCGGCATCAGCCGCGTCTTCTTCACGAGCCTGACGTCGACGTTGAACCAGCGCGGATTCTCGGGCGTCGCCTTGGGGTCGAAATACTTGTTCTTCGGATCGAACTGGGTGGCGTCGGGATACGCGAGCACGCTGACTTCGGCCAGCCCGACGATGCCCGGCTCGGCGCACGACGAGTGGTAGAACAACACCTTGTCGCCGACCTTCATCTGGTCGCGCATGAAATTGCGCGCCTGGTAGTTGCGCACGCCGTACCAGGCGACGCTTTGCTTGGACATGGCAGCGAGGTCGTCGATGCTGACGTCGCTGGGTTCGGATTTCATCAGCCAGTAGCGCATGTCGGTCAGGGGTCGCTCGAATCAGCCCGCACGACGCGGGGGACGGAATCGTCCGCTCAGTAATCGCCGCGGGCGCGGCGAAGCGAGAGGACGGCAAAGACGATTCCGACCGCCAGCCCGCCGACGGCATCGAGCACGACGTGCTGCCGGGTGGCGATCGTCGACCAGATGATAACCGAACACTGCAGCACGTTCAGCCACTGCAGCAGCCGCGGGGCGGCGAGGCGGGCGAACAGGCGGTCGAGCCAGAACGCGGAGAACACGGCGGTCGCGACGTGCAGCGACGGAAACGCGTTGCTCGCCGCGTCGAGGCCCTTGATGAAGGCGAACTGGGGATAGGCCGCCCAGTCGATCGCGGCCGGCGGCGTGCTGGTGGGAAAGATCCAGAAGATCGCCAGGCAGAACACGCACAGCCAGGCGATCCAGAGGCCGAACAGGAGCAGGGCGCGCAGGCTGCCGAGCAGCGCCGGCGCCAGCGAGACGTAGACCCAAAGCGACAGGTAGGCCGGCAGCGCCGCCGGAGAGAACCCGATCCAGCGGTCGAGCCAGGTCACCGGCATGACCACGGGCGGCGTCAGCGGATTGCGCAGGACGGCGAAATAGGCCCAGAAGAACAGCAGCATGAAGCCCATCGTGCCGAGCGCCTTGAGCGGCCACAGGACAGCGACGCGGGCGGCGATCTGGCGGCGCCAGGAGGGTGCGGGCGAAGGCTCCATCATGGGGTGCGATCAGGGCCGGGTGATTGAAAGTCGGATCGCCGGACAGCCGGAGCGGCGCCGGCAAACCTTGGGGCGCCGGGGGCGATCGGATAAAATCCGCACAGTATGAAATCTCTTGAACTGATTCGCAATTTTCTCACCACGCGGCAAGGCGTCGAGGCGACCCGGGTCGTTCCCGATGCCACGCTGGCCGACCTTGGCGTCGACTCGCTGATGATGCTC
Encoded proteins:
- a CDS encoding ATP-binding protein, which gives rise to MVPTPHIALPGPLRYLAKRISKRPDTESQQALVRVAIGLIFLAYFSSSLATLDAATRSGVQLFLALFTGIALLIVVLSLIDLKTSPARRIFAMGLDYATCSFLLTYTGEAGSPLLVVYLWVTLGNGFRYGVAYLYAATAMAIAGFLMVLAYSPYWSLHMSIGVAFVLSMIAVPLYTASLLKQVHTAIQRERKASLAKSSFLANMSHELRTPLNGVIGVADLLAETRLDKEQQEFAHIIRSSAHTLLELIDNVLDISRIEAGRISMTREDFDLHRLVNGTVAMLASQAHGKGLVLASHVAPQTPFHLHGDARHLRHILINLIGNAIKFTEHGRVDVYIRPVGQGQPQRLRFEIVDTGIGIPESAQARIFDSFTQADPGITRRFGGTGLGTAIAKQLVEALGGEIGLHSREAEGSTFWFELPFAVQAPDANLPAEQFDAPMRVAVLASGELSTRLQTVIRSWGAETVPVDNTARLAAELTTCLVSGTPLGAVVVERSVLPGHPVAFLHLLRDDPSLASLPVILIESDAAAPLSGDLNLTREGYASVLRTPVNSTLLFNAIHAAISHDMPENVVSLANRLQSQIEPAASLKILVAEDNPVNQRVIRGLLEHAGHKTYLAHDGEEALAMLEAEEHAFDLAIIDMHMPQLSGPEVVQRWRFMESGHLPVIMLTADARAEAQAACEEAGADTFLVKPVNSRELLDTIARIAAEMTPSQAVRPTPAPAIDPRELDESVLDELTQMGGPAFVEDLLASFNDDSARALRDIEQALSTQDYALWHDQLHMLKGGASDIGAHLLAQQCAEAERIKPFELATSVAQDRLKAVQDALVSTQAALETYQARKLRAESL
- a CDS encoding DUF3530 family protein; this translates as MKQNLLMGWLGALAALFSMAALAQPVADYAREKKWADEVLPGLVVGDPVYLQTPRGHHRFLALFTPAAGDRAVIVVHGMGIHPDWGLIGTLRTELADRGLATLSVQMPVLAADAQGSDYPPTFPEAAARIGQAVDFLKAKGYTHLAIVSHSMGSRMSHAYLAGHPDAAVQAWASLGLSVDDYAGLKLPVLDLYGANDLAPVLTGAAKRRASLVDRHSRQETIPHADHFYTGHEAEMVDAVAGFLKTTLK
- a CDS encoding crotonase/enoyl-CoA hydratase family protein, with translation MAHLEAVRTSLQPQQNNFSQLATYFDDKSQIAWGYMQGEPRPCFTPTLLREMLAWWGSMVSMIDNPEETDVKYFVLASSVPGIYNLGGDLDLFMKHIAARDRDALYRYAISCIDSSYAVHKHLNRPNVTSIALVQGQALGGGFECALAANVLIAERGAKMGLPEILFNLFPGMGAMTYLGRRVGYHVAEKIIRSGKLYLAEELHEMGVVDVLAEAGGGEAAVYDYVRREDKSRNGIMAMRAAREISQPASYEELIRITEIWVDAALRLESKDLRMMERLVNRQTSKIDMRSVDAEVSKAFRA
- a CDS encoding HD domain-containing phosphohydrolase; protein product: MTAKPLRIVSSSSTSSAQRDPRLRGGARVVIVDDRSTARSLLEGLARTLEPGVIVESYANPQDALAQMQFNTPDLIITDYRMPGMDGIEFTRRIRGERRLADVPVIIVTVVEERQIRYQALENGATDFLTRPIDPQECRARCMNLLALRRSQKLVAERAQWLEDQVMQATREVRTRERETLMKLAKAGEYRDEETGNHILRMSRYARLIAEELKLTAMECDEIEAAAPMHDIGKIGIPDQILLKPGRHTPEEQKIMRRHPVIGHEILADSPSRYLQMGAVIALGHHEKFDGTGYPQGLAGDAIPLPARIAAVADVFDALTSDRPYKRAWSFEDALRFVRTESGRHFDPDCVRAFELRIDAVAAIMRELGDPAS
- a CDS encoding EVE domain-containing protein; protein product: MRYWLMKSEPSDVSIDDLAAMSKQSVAWYGVRNYQARNFMRDQMKVGDKVLFYHSSCAEPGIVGLAEVSVLAYPDATQFDPKNKYFDPKATPENPRWFNVDVRLVKKTRLMPLAEIRGYPELANMRILQKGNRLSITPVDPAEYAFIVKHL
- a CDS encoding phosphatase PAP2 family protein, giving the protein MMEPSPAPSWRRQIAARVAVLWPLKALGTMGFMLLFFWAYFAVLRNPLTPPVVMPVTWLDRWIGFSPAALPAYLSLWVYVSLAPALLGSLRALLLFGLWIAWLCVFCLAIFWIFPTSTPPAAIDWAAYPQFAFIKGLDAASNAFPSLHVATAVFSAFWLDRLFARLAAPRLLQWLNVLQCSVIIWSTIATRQHVVLDAVGGLAVGIVFAVLSLRRARGDY
- a CDS encoding phosphoribosylaminoimidazolesuccinocarboxamide synthase; this encodes MTAPLLGQPLLESRIASLPLVHRGKVRDIYAVGDDQLLIVTTDRLSAFDVVMPTPIPGKGEVLTKVSAFWFDKLKAIVPSQALDIAPESVVAENERDQVAGRAIVVRKLKALPVEAIVRGYLVGSGWKEYQASQSVCGIKLPTGLQQADRLPEPIFTPSTKAAVGAHDENISFDAMAGLIGAELAKQVRDVSLALYKSAAEYALTRGIIIADTKFEFGLDEAGRLVWIDEALTPDSSRFWPADQYRPGSNPPSFDKQFVRDWLEGSGWNKQAPGPALPAEIVAKTSEKYREAMARLLN
- a CDS encoding sulfite exporter TauE/SafE family protein, translating into MIDPALFAACGALGLVVGFLAGLLGVGGGLIIVPALIFLLHGQGLAAGMEPQLALGTSLASILFTSLSSVRAHHRHGAVEWPVVRRIASGIVVGTLAGAMLATQMPATVLKVFFVVFLFYAATQMWLDFKPTPHRALPGRAGTAVAGGLIGAVSSWVGIGGGTLSVPFMLWHNVPLHRAIATSAAIGFPIAVAGAAGYVLGGWHAPGLPSGSLGFVYLPALAGIVVGSVLTAPLGARTAHRLPVRRLKRVFALLLFALALRMLWSF